From Bacteroidia bacterium, the proteins below share one genomic window:
- a CDS encoding glycosyltransferase has translation MKILVALSRFPYPLLKGDQLRAYYFLKELSQHHELYLLCLSDEDCQEHENHIKPFCKHLEVIQLSKIRQIRNLLTAIVDDIPFQVAYFKHPDFRTRFQELSQEIKPDICWAQLIRVGENISSNHQIPMYLDYMDCFSAGFRRRAFFSNWFMRTIIQVEVARLKRYEESISVHFQGYSIISEADKQAMPAAIRSNISVIPNGVSSYFLEEFPGKKDLEYLVIFTGNMGYHPNIEAARYLVNKIMPLVWQQLPAAKICIVGTNPSSEVLKLAHDKRVIVTGYVPDIRTWLQDAVSFVAPLFSGSGLQNKLLEAMAAGVPVITSTMANAALQAPNQIAILEAVTPTEFSQAILDLLNLPEKRKSIIKNAKEFVRERYHWPAIAQKLTSEFEKITHH, from the coding sequence ATGAAAATTCTGGTTGCTCTCTCTCGTTTTCCTTATCCATTGCTAAAAGGAGATCAGTTGCGGGCCTATTACTTTTTAAAAGAACTTAGCCAACATCATGAACTTTATCTATTATGTTTGTCAGATGAAGATTGCCAAGAGCATGAAAATCACATAAAACCATTTTGCAAACACTTAGAAGTAATTCAGTTAAGTAAAATTCGCCAGATAAGAAACTTACTTACCGCAATCGTTGATGATATTCCATTTCAGGTTGCTTATTTTAAGCATCCTGATTTCAGAACCCGTTTTCAGGAATTATCTCAAGAAATCAAGCCGGATATTTGCTGGGCTCAATTAATCAGGGTAGGGGAGAATATTTCAAGCAATCATCAAATTCCGATGTATTTGGATTATATGGATTGTTTTTCTGCCGGATTTCGGAGGCGGGCATTTTTTTCAAATTGGTTTATGCGCACTATCATTCAAGTAGAAGTAGCTCGTCTAAAGCGATATGAAGAATCTATAAGCGTTCATTTTCAGGGTTATAGTATTATTTCAGAGGCAGACAAACAAGCTATGCCGGCAGCCATTCGTTCCAATATTTCGGTGATACCCAATGGTGTTAGCAGTTATTTTTTGGAGGAATTTCCGGGAAAAAAAGACTTAGAATATTTAGTGATATTTACCGGAAATATGGGTTATCATCCCAACATAGAGGCTGCGCGTTATTTGGTAAACAAAATCATGCCTTTGGTATGGCAGCAGCTTCCGGCAGCTAAAATCTGCATTGTAGGCACTAATCCCAGTTCTGAAGTCTTGAAATTAGCTCATGACAAGCGCGTTATAGTTACCGGATATGTGCCGGATATACGCACGTGGCTACAAGATGCGGTTTCTTTTGTAGCGCCATTATTTTCCGGGTCTGGGCTTCAAAATAAACTCTTGGAAGCTATGGCTGCGGGCGTTCCGGTAATAACCTCCACAATGGCTAATGCCGCCCTACAAGCCCCAAATCAAATCGCAATATTGGAAGCTGTTACACCAACAGAATTTTCCCAAGCAATATTAGACTTGCTAAACTTACCCGAAAAAAGAAAGTCTATTATTAAAAATGCCAAAGAATTTGTACGTGAACGGTATCATTGGCCAGCAATAGCCCAAAAATTAACCAGCGAATTTGAGAAAATTACGCATCATTAA
- a CDS encoding glycosyltransferase, translating into MQTLTIILPCYKPPNSWNEIFKQNNQLVLQKFSDIQLSILVVDDGSQDNDLKNTLEYLQKENSNFRFIGYPENQGKGYALRKGVSAVTSDYYIITDIDFPYTTASIAAILETL; encoded by the coding sequence ATGCAAACATTAACAATTATCTTGCCGTGCTACAAGCCACCGAATAGCTGGAATGAAATATTTAAGCAGAATAATCAATTAGTGTTACAAAAGTTTTCGGATATTCAGCTTTCTATCTTAGTAGTAGATGACGGTTCGCAGGATAATGATTTAAAAAACACCTTAGAATACTTGCAAAAAGAAAATTCCAATTTTCGATTTATAGGTTATCCGGAAAATCAAGGTAAAGGTTATGCACTTAGAAAGGGAGTTTCAGCAGTTACGTCTGATTATTATATTATTACAGATATTGACTTTCCCTATACAACTGCCAGTATAGCAGCTATTTTGGAAACTTTATAG
- a CDS encoding LytTR family DNA-binding domain-containing protein: protein MNCLIVDDEPLARSVIEQYVEKIPFLKKYRSCGNVLEAIEILDTEPIDVLFLDINMPEITGINFLKMRSFEIPVIITTAYPDYAIEGYELNILDYLLKPIAFDRFLKAVTKAKEIWEQNRLTHPEQETEIFVRTERKLQKINLKDILYIEALADYVRIQCSNEKVTVLNTMKYMEERLPAEFTRVHRSYIVRLDKIKFIEEDMIVMDQKLIPIGKSYRDNLISQLNML, encoded by the coding sequence ATGAATTGTTTGATTGTAGATGATGAACCCCTTGCACGGTCTGTGATAGAGCAATATGTAGAGAAGATTCCGTTCCTGAAAAAATATAGAAGTTGTGGAAATGTTTTAGAAGCAATCGAAATTCTGGATACAGAGCCGATTGATGTGCTGTTTTTAGATATAAATATGCCGGAAATTACCGGGATAAACTTTCTAAAAATGCGTTCTTTTGAGATTCCGGTGATTATTACCACTGCCTACCCGGATTATGCCATAGAAGGTTATGAACTAAATATCTTAGATTATCTACTGAAACCAATCGCCTTTGATAGATTCTTAAAAGCGGTTACAAAGGCCAAAGAAATTTGGGAACAAAACCGACTTACTCATCCAGAACAAGAAACCGAAATATTCGTCAGAACCGAGCGAAAACTCCAAAAAATCAACCTCAAAGATATTCTCTATATCGAAGCATTGGCAGATTACGTCAGAATACAATGCAGCAATGAAAAAGTTACCGTCCTCAACACCATGAAGTATATGGAAGAACGCTTGCCGGCGGAGTTTACCAGAGTTCATCGCTCATACATCGTTAGACTTGATAAAATCAAATTTATAGAAGAAGACATGATTGTGATGGACCAAAAGCTAATCCCAATTGGAAAATCATACAGAGATAACTTAATCTCTCAGCTAAATATGCTATAG
- a CDS encoding OmpA family protein, whose product MYQRIVYLLLFGMLFSSIGGFAQLKKGNKLYNANKFSLAIAAYQKELEKGQNQEAMEKIADCYRRIGQIAQAEKWYQKITSKKVAPEQYLRYGQTLKMAGKYEEAKIQFEKFAKEASSDPRGQQYIKSCDFAQKTLSETNSYNADKVEKINSNMSDICPVPYKNGFIFASNRYRVDLKKQKTDNFSGFPYFDLYFCEFSQADKTFKTPGALGNTINLPLHEGPATVTADGKKLFFGRTIEKKGNPDLGIRNTTSMKIVTAVWDDAQKTWGSFADFPYNNPNYFVGHPAVSKDGNEILFVSDMPGGSGNMDLWMCRKEGNSWGKPVNLGKEVNTPGNEVFPSIHTDGTLYFSSDYHPGMGGLDVFSATKNGATYGSVQNLKMYINSSMDDFGFYLSENKDWGFVSSNRKGGKGQDDIYLITKFTPKPPVEDTTAKKPEVAASNTEKTQVNVIAVEKTKNKSLDSVVVQIFNEKEVVRKSMTDPSGKFLVELEKNYTYTTLARRKGYLSKRGKIILGNEDAIDFKIVMEKVEVGKKSDDLPNIYFDFNSSSVREQDKPILDKIIQVLHDNPALIVELASYADPVGSDVSNLILSRKRSTEAANYLTNKGLEKNRIIIMGYGEKNLIVVNAKNNEENQPNRRTEFIIRKYNPKQDKMND is encoded by the coding sequence ATGTATCAACGAATTGTCTATTTATTACTATTTGGAATGCTTTTTTCCAGTATAGGAGGGTTTGCCCAGCTAAAAAAAGGTAACAAATTATATAATGCTAATAAATTTTCTTTAGCAATAGCTGCGTACCAAAAAGAGTTAGAAAAAGGCCAAAATCAAGAGGCTATGGAAAAAATCGCCGATTGCTACCGAAGAATAGGCCAGATTGCCCAAGCCGAAAAATGGTATCAAAAAATCACCAGCAAAAAAGTAGCTCCTGAGCAATACCTTCGCTATGGCCAGACCCTGAAAATGGCCGGAAAATATGAAGAAGCCAAAATCCAATTTGAAAAATTTGCCAAAGAAGCTTCATCTGACCCCAGAGGCCAGCAATATATTAAAAGCTGTGATTTTGCCCAGAAAACACTCTCTGAAACCAATAGCTACAATGCAGATAAAGTAGAAAAAATCAACTCTAATATGTCTGATATTTGTCCTGTTCCTTACAAAAACGGATTTATCTTTGCTTCAAATCGCTACCGTGTAGATCTCAAAAAGCAAAAAACGGATAATTTTTCAGGGTTTCCATATTTTGACTTATACTTTTGCGAATTTTCCCAAGCCGATAAAACATTCAAAACTCCCGGTGCATTGGGTAATACAATCAACTTACCGTTGCATGAAGGCCCCGCAACAGTAACGGCAGACGGAAAAAAACTATTTTTTGGCCGCACTATTGAGAAAAAAGGAAACCCAGATTTAGGTATCCGCAACACCACTTCCATGAAAATTGTTACCGCCGTTTGGGATGATGCCCAAAAGACTTGGGGTAGCTTTGCCGATTTTCCCTATAATAATCCCAATTATTTTGTAGGGCACCCCGCTGTCAGCAAAGATGGTAACGAAATTCTATTCGTTTCCGATATGCCCGGCGGTAGTGGTAATATGGACTTGTGGATGTGCCGCAAAGAAGGGAATAGCTGGGGAAAGCCAGTAAACTTAGGCAAAGAAGTTAACACCCCCGGAAACGAAGTTTTTCCAAGTATTCATACAGATGGAACACTTTATTTTTCATCTGATTACCACCCGGGAATGGGCGGCTTAGACGTATTTTCAGCTACCAAAAATGGAGCTACCTACGGCAGCGTCCAAAATCTCAAAATGTATATCAACTCATCTATGGATGATTTCGGCTTTTATCTCAGCGAAAATAAAGATTGGGGTTTCGTTTCTTCTAACAGAAAAGGTGGAAAAGGCCAAGACGATATTTATCTGATAACAAAATTCACCCCCAAACCACCAGTTGAAGATACCACTGCCAAAAAACCAGAAGTTGCAGCCTCTAATACCGAAAAAACACAAGTTAATGTTATTGCCGTAGAAAAAACTAAAAACAAATCCCTCGATAGCGTAGTTGTTCAGATTTTCAACGAAAAAGAAGTTGTCAGAAAATCTATGACAGACCCAAGCGGTAAGTTTTTAGTAGAACTCGAAAAAAACTATACCTACACTACTCTCGCTCGGAGAAAAGGCTACCTAAGTAAGCGCGGCAAAATCATACTCGGAAATGAAGATGCAATTGATTTTAAAATTGTTATGGAAAAAGTCGAAGTGGGTAAAAAATCTGACGACCTCCCCAACATCTATTTTGACTTTAACAGTTCAAGTGTTCGTGAACAAGATAAACCTATTTTAGACAAAATCATTCAAGTGTTACATGATAACCCTGCGCTAATTGTAGAATTAGCTTCCTATGCAGACCCAGTCGGTAGTGATGTTTCTAACCTGATTCTGTCTAGAAAACGCTCAACGGAAGCTGCAAACTATCTAACAAACAAAGGATTAGAAAAGAATAGGATTATCATTATGGGCTATGGAGAGAAAAACTTAATTGTTGTGAATGCAAAAAATAACGAAGAAAACCAGCCCAATCGTAGAACGGAGTTTATCATCCGCAAATACAATCCTAAGCAAGATAAAATGAACGATTAG
- a CDS encoding glycosyltransferase, with the protein MKILVLTLRIPYPPVDGGSMAMYAVIQELTKAGNEVTLLSLNTNKHFQAISNLENSVKQVISVPINTAIKPKDALLNLLFSKLPYNVARFLSVDFSRILQRILRDHTFDVIQLEGVYLALYLDAIRHISQTPVILRAHNLEYEIWERMAATERNILKRWYYGILAKRGKIFELQYLNQFNGIVAITAKDALSFQQFGAKCPLTVVEAGINYQQLSQESTPTPAQTAAFIGSLEWLPNIQGLEWFCQNVWPIVLQKIPQATLTIAGRNPSKEILNWKKENIRVVGQVPDAVQFLKDHFITVVPLLAGSGMRVKILESMALGRCVITTRIGAEGIDYQDGKNIIIADIPEHFAQAIITVMKNPDQAIEIGNNARMLAQKYDWQILTQKLLNFYQQVV; encoded by the coding sequence GTGAAGATATTGGTACTTACTTTACGCATACCGTATCCGCCTGTTGATGGTGGTTCTATGGCGATGTATGCTGTTATTCAGGAGCTTACCAAAGCAGGAAATGAAGTAACCTTACTTTCTTTGAATACGAACAAGCATTTTCAAGCAATATCGAACTTAGAAAATTCTGTAAAGCAAGTGATTTCTGTGCCGATTAACACCGCAATTAAGCCCAAAGATGCACTTTTGAACTTATTATTTTCAAAATTACCTTATAATGTTGCTCGGTTTTTAAGTGTTGATTTTAGCCGAATTTTACAGCGGATTTTACGCGACCATACTTTTGATGTTATTCAGTTAGAGGGTGTCTATTTAGCTTTGTATTTAGATGCAATCCGTCATATTAGCCAAACGCCGGTTATTTTACGGGCACATAATTTAGAATATGAGATTTGGGAACGCATGGCAGCTACGGAAAGAAATATCTTAAAACGTTGGTATTATGGTATTTTAGCCAAACGCGGGAAGATATTTGAGCTGCAATATCTCAATCAATTTAATGGTATAGTGGCGATAACTGCCAAAGATGCCCTTTCTTTTCAGCAGTTTGGCGCAAAGTGCCCTTTAACCGTTGTGGAAGCCGGAATAAACTATCAGCAGTTATCCCAAGAGTCAACACCTACGCCAGCCCAAACCGCAGCTTTTATTGGCAGTTTAGAATGGTTGCCCAACATACAGGGCTTAGAATGGTTCTGCCAAAACGTATGGCCTATCGTTCTGCAAAAAATCCCCCAAGCTACGCTAACTATTGCAGGCAGAAACCCATCCAAAGAAATTTTAAACTGGAAAAAAGAAAATATCCGCGTAGTAGGTCAAGTTCCTGACGCAGTTCAATTTTTGAAAGACCATTTCATTACAGTAGTTCCATTACTTGCCGGAAGCGGAATGCGCGTAAAAATATTAGAATCTATGGCTTTAGGAAGATGCGTTATCACAACCCGAATTGGCGCAGAAGGAATTGATTACCAAGATGGTAAAAATATAATCATTGCAGATATTCCCGAGCATTTTGCGCAAGCGATCATTACCGTAATGAAAAACCCTGACCAAGCTATCGAAATTGGTAACAATGCTCGAATGTTAGCTCAAAAATATGATTGGCAGATACTTACCCAAAAGCTGCTGAACTTCTACCAACAAGTTGTATGA
- the bshA gene encoding N-acetyl-alpha-D-glucosaminyl L-malate synthase BshA — MNIGIVCYPTYGGSGVLATELGKALAQKGHSVHFISYDKPVRLSYFEQNIIYHEVRPIEYPVFHYIPYESSLSGTIVEVARFYGLDLLHVHYAVPHATSACLARDILKQYDIHLPIVTTLHGTDITLVGKEEFYSSVVTYSINQSDAITSVSEFLRKATYQFFEITKEIDVVPNFVDFERFSRRPKQVFKSLLAPNQEKLIVHASNFRAVKRPYDVLAVFEKIRTAIASKLIMVGDGPERSHLERLVREKGLNNCVIFPGKQDCIEDILSIGDLFLLPSESESFGLAALEAMACEVPVIATDVGGLPELITHDQNGILCPMGATDAMAAAAIEILTNPTKHDAMAKAALTRAKYFSLENSLAKYEAIYHKITSQA, encoded by the coding sequence ATGAACATCGGAATCGTATGTTACCCAACCTATGGGGGAAGTGGCGTTTTGGCAACTGAATTGGGGAAAGCATTAGCTCAAAAAGGACATTCGGTTCATTTTATATCTTATGATAAGCCGGTAAGGCTTAGCTATTTTGAACAAAATATTATTTACCACGAAGTTAGACCAATTGAGTATCCGGTGTTTCACTATATTCCGTATGAGTCATCCCTTTCTGGAACGATTGTAGAGGTAGCCCGTTTTTATGGCCTTGACTTGTTGCACGTTCATTATGCCGTTCCGCACGCCACAAGTGCTTGTTTGGCTCGTGATATTTTGAAGCAGTATGATATTCATTTACCGATTGTTACCACACTACACGGCACAGACATTACCTTAGTGGGCAAAGAGGAGTTTTATTCATCAGTAGTTACTTATTCGATTAACCAAAGTGATGCGATTACCTCAGTATCAGAGTTTTTGCGAAAGGCAACATATCAATTTTTTGAAATCACGAAAGAAATAGATGTAGTCCCTAATTTTGTTGATTTTGAGCGTTTTTCGCGAAGACCAAAGCAGGTATTTAAGAGTTTATTAGCTCCTAATCAGGAAAAATTAATTGTTCATGCCTCAAATTTTAGGGCAGTAAAAAGACCTTATGACGTATTAGCGGTATTTGAAAAAATCCGTACTGCAATAGCTTCAAAACTGATTATGGTGGGAGACGGGCCGGAAAGAAGCCACTTAGAACGATTGGTACGGGAAAAAGGCTTGAATAATTGTGTGATTTTCCCAGGAAAGCAAGACTGCATTGAAGATATTCTTTCTATTGGAGATTTGTTTTTATTGCCTTCGGAATCCGAAAGTTTTGGCTTAGCAGCCTTAGAAGCAATGGCTTGTGAAGTTCCTGTAATAGCTACTGATGTTGGAGGCTTACCGGAACTCATTACGCATGACCAAAATGGAATCTTATGCCCGATGGGGGCAACTGATGCTATGGCTGCCGCTGCAATTGAGATACTAACAAACCCTACTAAGCATGATGCTATGGCAAAGGCTGCCTTAACCAGAGCTAAGTACTTTTCGTTAGAAAACTCCTTAGCAAAATATGAAGCTATTTACCATAAAATCACAAGCCAAGCATAA
- a CDS encoding GHKL domain-containing protein: protein MKSLISSKPAVAFIGEITQELQGLFIVLKQRIGSLHIEKFDTEERFLASQKQLKNSLFYPIALIAKSIPTDTNLLKVAPNWLEVSPKLTEDETLNLANKIEKLYQQCFILSEIAFQQSLVERIQLYLNKIGAQKSISGAIDILLTDLKSLTGVSKAAFIGIQDKSISKVCRFDTNQIQKIDGDFFDDELPTEMVNSLLQNPCEINIENIPENPQWKNNLYFRASKTRSVYATPLLNENEPWAFLYLEQNQFLHFFSIEVITLIENLKAAFKPVSDRIILENKIEKLVREQTLPLKQEIEQLRQNQYDIVNHETKATINQLIANISHEINTPIAAIQAAGQNLQGLIPRLVKKTPEMLNELDNFHRNLFNQLLDQSFRNPILLNTREERAIKRDFEQYLLSHSVSEASPMATLLVGMNITDSIELYLPLFKMKNAHSFLELAYKISQLNTNLKNISIGVEKTHKIVFSLANFVQDEKFSELSTIDITKTIDSVLESYSGYFKHGIDVTRIYSHKPLIVCNHEELAQIFNHIIFNAIQALERKGKIQIEVYTDPIDIHINIQDSGPGIEPEVLKRLFEPFFTTKSKGEGSGLGLYTIKRIIEKYKGTIKIQSQPGSTSVMITFPRKLMEIQFNKENPLTKNSSLHQN from the coding sequence ATGAAATCCCTAATTAGTTCAAAACCCGCAGTTGCGTTTATAGGAGAAATAACACAGGAGTTGCAAGGGCTTTTTATCGTGCTTAAGCAGCGAATAGGGTCGCTACATATAGAAAAATTTGATACCGAAGAGCGATTTTTAGCAAGCCAAAAACAACTTAAAAACTCACTTTTTTATCCCATTGCGCTCATTGCCAAATCTATCCCAACAGATACTAATCTATTAAAAGTTGCCCCTAATTGGTTAGAAGTATCCCCAAAACTAACAGAAGACGAAACCTTAAACTTAGCCAATAAAATAGAAAAACTTTACCAGCAGTGCTTTATACTCTCTGAAATTGCTTTTCAGCAGTCTTTGGTAGAAAGAATTCAGTTGTATCTCAACAAAATTGGCGCTCAAAAATCAATTTCCGGCGCAATTGATATTCTATTAACAGATTTAAAAAGCCTGACCGGTGTAAGTAAAGCTGCCTTCATTGGGATTCAGGATAAATCTATTTCAAAGGTCTGCCGTTTTGACACAAACCAAATTCAAAAAATTGATGGAGATTTTTTTGATGATGAACTTCCTACCGAAATGGTAAATAGTTTATTACAAAACCCTTGCGAAATCAATATAGAAAATATTCCGGAAAATCCGCAGTGGAAAAACAATCTCTATTTTAGAGCGAGTAAGACACGTTCTGTTTATGCAACCCCCTTACTGAACGAAAATGAACCTTGGGCGTTTTTGTACCTTGAGCAAAACCAGTTTTTACATTTTTTTTCCATTGAGGTTATTACTTTAATAGAAAATTTAAAAGCCGCATTTAAACCGGTATCCGATAGAATTATTTTAGAAAATAAGATTGAAAAACTTGTACGGGAACAAACTCTACCTTTAAAACAAGAAATAGAACAATTAAGGCAAAATCAATATGATATTGTGAACCATGAGACAAAAGCTACCATTAACCAATTGATAGCCAATATTTCCCATGAAATAAACACACCTATTGCAGCCATTCAAGCAGCTGGGCAAAATCTACAAGGGCTGATTCCCCGCTTAGTCAAAAAAACTCCGGAAATGCTAAACGAATTGGATAACTTTCATCGAAATTTATTTAATCAGTTATTAGATCAGTCTTTTCGTAATCCGATTCTGCTAAACACACGCGAGGAACGGGCGATAAAACGTGATTTTGAACAATATCTGCTAAGTCATTCTGTTTCAGAAGCCTCTCCAATGGCTACGCTTCTGGTGGGTATGAATATAACAGATAGCATTGAGCTATATCTGCCACTCTTTAAAATGAAAAATGCCCATTCTTTTTTAGAACTTGCCTACAAAATCAGCCAATTAAACACGAATCTTAAAAATATTTCTATCGGCGTAGAAAAAACACATAAAATTGTTTTTTCCTTAGCAAATTTTGTTCAGGATGAAAAATTTTCCGAGCTATCTACCATAGACATAACCAAAACAATAGACAGCGTTTTGGAGTCTTACTCCGGTTATTTTAAACACGGTATTGATGTAACCCGAATATACAGCCATAAACCACTGATAGTTTGCAACCACGAAGAATTAGCACAAATTTTTAACCATATAATATTCAATGCAATACAAGCATTAGAACGTAAAGGGAAAATACAAATAGAGGTTTATACAGACCCAATAGATATTCATATAAACATTCAAGATTCTGGCCCGGGTATTGAGCCGGAAGTGCTAAAACGGCTTTTTGAACCCTTTTTTACCACCAAATCAAAAGGCGAAGGCAGCGGATTAGGGCTTTATACCATCAAAAGAATCATCGAAAAATACAAAGGAACAATCAAAATTCAGTCCCAGCCCGGAAGCACTTCCGTTATGATTACTTTCCCCAGAAAACTGATGGAAATACAATTTAACAAAGAAAATCCACTTACCAAAAACTCCTCACTACACCAAAATTAA
- the rsmA gene encoding 16S rRNA (adenine(1518)-N(6)/adenine(1519)-N(6))-dimethyltransferase RsmA encodes MIKPKKHLGQHFLHDKRIAEKIASLVADPPEGYLIEVGPGTGALTNYLLLRGFSVTAIEKDTEAIEYLAKHFSKNTKLTVIQNDILLYDFQSLTNSILVGNLPYNISGSFFFELASAYSKIQQGVFMIQYEVAQRLISRPKNKNYGILSVLLGYGFEISIAFTVGPGAFSPPPKVTSAVVVLKQRKTIPTPVTNWKDFCMLVKQAFSQRRKMLRNTLPEHQFTLPENLKQCRAEELSINDFVSLANTYTERALKR; translated from the coding sequence GTGATTAAACCCAAAAAACACTTAGGGCAGCATTTCTTGCACGATAAACGAATTGCGGAAAAAATAGCCAGCTTGGTAGCTGACCCCCCGGAAGGTTATCTGATTGAAGTAGGGCCGGGAACGGGTGCTTTAACAAACTACCTGCTATTGCGTGGGTTTTCTGTAACCGCTATTGAAAAAGACACCGAAGCGATAGAATATCTTGCTAAACATTTTTCCAAAAATACTAAATTGACGGTGATTCAGAATGATATTTTACTGTATGATTTTCAATCACTTACAAACAGTATTTTGGTTGGAAATTTGCCGTATAATATTTCGGGGTCTTTCTTTTTTGAGTTAGCTTCGGCTTATTCTAAGATTCAGCAAGGTGTTTTTATGATACAATACGAGGTTGCTCAACGGCTAATTAGTCGGCCTAAAAATAAAAACTACGGAATACTTTCTGTATTATTGGGTTATGGTTTTGAGATTTCGATAGCATTTACGGTAGGGCCGGGCGCTTTTTCGCCGCCTCCTAAAGTAACTTCTGCCGTTGTGGTCTTAAAACAACGAAAAACGATACCGACACCGGTTACTAACTGGAAGGATTTCTGTATGCTGGTGAAACAAGCGTTTAGCCAAAGGCGCAAAATGCTGCGAAATACCCTCCCCGAACATCAATTTACGCTTCCTGAAAATCTAAAACAATGTAGAGCCGAAGAACTCTCTATCAATGACTTTGTGTCCTTGGCAAATACCTATACAGAACGGGCACTGAAAAGATAA
- the queF gene encoding preQ(1) synthase, whose translation MISDTPEFASPYPIQIADTRQSLDLAGKAALLKTFDLLQENRQLIEIKTQEFSAVCPGSGLPDIGTLTIQYIPNKCCIELKSLKYYLFSFRNDGIFQEPVTDIIFSQLWDCLEPFYLHIQMRYNTRGGFDTTTTQERGTLKLN comes from the coding sequence ATGATTTCAGACACACCGGAATTTGCCTCTCCATACCCAATCCAGATTGCAGATACCCGCCAAAGTTTAGACTTAGCCGGAAAAGCTGCACTGCTGAAGACCTTTGATTTATTGCAGGAAAACAGACAGCTTATCGAAATCAAGACCCAAGAATTTTCGGCTGTTTGCCCGGGTAGCGGCCTGCCGGATATAGGAACACTCACAATCCAATATATCCCGAATAAATGCTGTATTGAGCTGAAATCACTCAAATACTATCTATTTTCATTCAGAAATGACGGGATTTTTCAGGAACCGGTTACAGATATTATTTTTTCCCAACTTTGGGACTGTTTAGAGCCGTTTTACCTGCACATACAGATGCGTTACAATACTCGAGGCGGTTTTGACACCACAACAACCCAAGAACGCGGAACATTAAAACTAAACTAA